Proteins encoded in a region of the Mucilaginibacter sabulilitoris genome:
- a CDS encoding glycoside hydrolase family 2 protein → MKKLNLCLSLLISASLSANAQQGGWHLIKDKITTPWAEKVDPKAPLPEYPRPQMVRANWQNLNGIWSYAIVPKAVTGPAKYTGEILVPFAVESALSGVGKTVGKDSMLWYKTTISLNKTLKGKDVLLHFGAVDWRTEVFVNGKSAGIHEGGFDPFTFNITPYLKGGSKQEIKVSVWDPTDDGPQPRGKQVKKPEGIWYTPVTGIWQTVWLEGVAKTHIDATKQTPNIDDHTLSVSAEVSNSQPGDKLKITAWDGKTQVDEKIVDAGATAVLDIKDQKLWSTTSPFLYDLSVAVIRNNKSVDEIKSYFAMRKISLGADANGVQRMLLNNKFVFEYGPLDQGWWPDGLYTPPTDEAMNFDIDKLKAMGFNMIRKHIKVEPARYYTYCDKNGMLLWQDMPSGDLGNRWENRPGVLDKATDQQRTPESEGYYRKEWNAIISSLYNYPCIVVWTPFNEAWGQFKTVEITEWTMKKDPSRLVNSASGGNFYATGNIVDLHNYPHPAMPRPEIFGKTQAVVLGEFGGLGWPVDGHTWQANKNWGYQNFKNADDLFKKYSSFTDRLQELIKLGLSAAVYTQTTDVEGEVNGFMTYDRKIIKMPVESLQRVNSKLYDPSLVK, encoded by the coding sequence ATGAAAAAACTTAATCTTTGTTTATCGCTCCTGATTTCAGCGTCTCTGTCAGCCAATGCACAGCAAGGTGGCTGGCATCTTATTAAAGATAAAATCACCACACCGTGGGCCGAAAAGGTGGACCCAAAAGCTCCGCTGCCAGAATATCCGCGCCCGCAAATGGTTAGGGCCAACTGGCAAAACTTAAACGGTATATGGAGTTATGCCATAGTGCCTAAAGCAGTAACTGGTCCTGCTAAATACACAGGTGAAATACTGGTGCCTTTCGCTGTTGAATCGGCGCTTTCCGGTGTAGGTAAAACAGTAGGTAAGGATAGCATGCTGTGGTACAAAACTACTATCAGCTTAAACAAAACCTTAAAGGGTAAAGACGTGCTGTTGCATTTTGGCGCGGTTGACTGGCGCACTGAGGTTTTTGTGAATGGCAAAAGCGCAGGTATACATGAAGGTGGCTTTGATCCCTTTACATTCAACATCACCCCTTATTTAAAAGGCGGTTCTAAACAGGAAATAAAAGTTAGCGTATGGGACCCAACAGATGATGGTCCGCAGCCGCGCGGCAAGCAGGTTAAAAAGCCTGAGGGTATCTGGTATACTCCGGTAACCGGTATCTGGCAAACCGTTTGGCTGGAGGGCGTAGCTAAAACACATATCGACGCCACCAAACAAACCCCTAATATTGATGATCACACACTATCGGTTTCGGCCGAAGTTTCAAATAGCCAGCCCGGTGATAAGTTAAAAATCACCGCCTGGGACGGCAAAACACAGGTTGACGAAAAAATTGTAGATGCAGGCGCAACCGCGGTTCTGGATATTAAAGATCAGAAACTATGGTCAACAACCAGCCCGTTCCTTTATGATCTGAGTGTGGCTGTTATCCGCAACAATAAATCTGTTGACGAGATCAAAAGCTATTTCGCCATGCGTAAAATATCATTAGGCGCCGATGCCAATGGCGTACAGCGTATGTTGCTGAACAACAAATTTGTATTTGAATATGGTCCGCTTGACCAGGGGTGGTGGCCGGATGGCTTATACACGCCGCCGACCGATGAGGCTATGAATTTTGATATTGATAAGCTGAAAGCGATGGGCTTTAACATGATCCGTAAGCACATTAAAGTAGAGCCGGCCCGTTATTATACTTACTGCGATAAAAACGGTATGTTGCTATGGCAGGATATGCCAAGTGGCGATTTGGGTAATCGCTGGGAAAACCGCCCTGGCGTGCTGGATAAAGCCACAGATCAGCAGCGTACGCCAGAGTCTGAAGGCTATTACCGTAAAGAGTGGAATGCCATTATCAGTTCATTATATAACTATCCATGCATTGTAGTTTGGACACCATTTAACGAAGCATGGGGGCAGTTTAAAACTGTTGAGATAACCGAATGGACTATGAAAAAAGATCCGTCGCGCCTGGTGAACAGCGCCAGTGGGGGTAATTTCTACGCTACCGGCAATATAGTCGATCTGCATAATTATCCGCACCCGGCTATGCCACGCCCCGAAATATTTGGCAAAACACAGGCCGTTGTTTTGGGCGAATTTGGTGGTTTAGGCTGGCCGGTTGATGGCCATACCTGGCAAGCCAATAAAAACTGGGGCTACCAGAATTTTAAAAACGCCGATGACCTGTTTAAAAAATATAGTTCCTTCACTGACAGGCTGCAGGAGTTAATCAAATTAGGGCTATCTGCAGCAGTATACACTCAAACAACCGATGTAGAAGGAGAGGTGAACGGTTTTATGACCTATGACCGTAAGATAATTAAAATGCCCGTTGAATCGCTGCAAAGAGTGAACTCTAAGTTGTATGATCCATCCTTAGTAAAATAA
- a CDS encoding glycoside hydrolase family protein, with protein MKAVFKCLTLLLLCNIQAQAQDKAVTNPPPSPLFRDPIYDGAADPVLAYNRTEKEWTMLYTQRRANVQSPGVAYCYGSAIGVATSKDHGHTWVYKGALKLEFEQGQNTFWAPDVVYERGVYHMFVVYIRGVYSNWGGDAHLVHYTSKNLWDWKYEGPLNLPDHNIIDPTLMKFPDGKWHMWYKDQKLGSITITAQSTDFVNWKVDDKPAIGGKSHEGPKIFRFKNYYWMITDEWKGQRVYRSKDAQTWEQQGLVLDTPGHRPEDTPTGAHADVVISGEHAYIIYFTHPGRKTHQDEGGLDQDGCYSYSTKRTSIHAAELEFNNGTLTCDRDKPFNFWLADVDDK; from the coding sequence TTGAAAGCTGTTTTTAAGTGCTTAACCCTGCTATTGCTGTGCAACATCCAGGCACAGGCGCAAGATAAGGCGGTTACCAATCCGCCGCCGTCGCCTCTTTTTCGCGATCCTATATATGATGGCGCAGCCGACCCGGTACTGGCTTATAACCGCACCGAAAAGGAGTGGACGATGCTATACACCCAGCGCAGGGCTAATGTACAGTCGCCGGGTGTGGCTTATTGTTATGGTTCGGCAATTGGTGTAGCTACCTCCAAAGACCATGGGCATACCTGGGTTTACAAAGGTGCCTTAAAGCTGGAATTTGAACAGGGCCAGAATACTTTTTGGGCGCCCGATGTAGTTTATGAAAGAGGTGTTTACCACATGTTTGTGGTTTACATTCGCGGAGTTTACAGCAATTGGGGCGGCGACGCGCACCTTGTACATTATACCAGCAAAAACCTATGGGACTGGAAATATGAAGGTCCTCTTAACCTGCCCGATCATAATATCATCGACCCAACCCTGATGAAATTTCCAGATGGCAAATGGCACATGTGGTATAAAGATCAGAAATTGGGCAGCATCACTATAACGGCCCAAAGCACCGACTTTGTAAACTGGAAAGTTGATGATAAACCCGCAATCGGTGGTAAGTCGCATGAAGGACCTAAAATATTCCGGTTTAAAAATTATTACTGGATGATAACAGACGAGTGGAAAGGCCAGCGTGTTTATCGTTCTAAAGACGCACAAACATGGGAACAGCAGGGGCTTGTGCTTGACACACCAGGTCATCGCCCCGAAGATACACCGACCGGTGCACATGCCGATGTAGTGATAAGCGGCGAACATGCCTATATCATTTACTTCACGCATCCCGGCCGTAAAACGCACCAGGATGAGGGCGGACTTGACCAAGACGGGTGCTATTCTTATTCAACCAAACGCACTTCTATACACGCTGCCGAATTGGAGTTTAATAACGGCACTTTAACCTGCGACAGGGATAAGCCATTTAATTTTTGGCTTGCCGATGTAGATGATAAATAA
- a CDS encoding glycoside hydrolase family 43 protein, with product MKILLKYLFVLIAIGGINNHGYAQQAAAGKIKVVLDRNFPDPTVIRVGHKYYAYATQGGNNGKTMNIQVASSADGLVWKYEGDALPQKPKWASNTHNFWAPDVFFDTKLNKFVMIFSADPNELTGKCLAVAYADNPLGPFIDKGEPLLKGKGFQSIDPKGFVDPQTGKHLLYWGSDFQPLRVQEMTDDWSAFKSGSSPVAVVYPGKDKTYSNLIEGSWLDYYKGIYYLYYSGDNCCGDKANYAVMIAKASSPFGPFVRLGESNNSLNSAILVKNEMYTAPGHNSIFQDEKGNRFIAYHAIEIVHQEKGRVMCISPIQYKNGWPVVSQ from the coding sequence ATGAAAATCCTACTTAAATATTTATTTGTGCTGATAGCCATAGGCGGAATAAATAACCATGGTTATGCACAGCAAGCGGCTGCAGGCAAAATTAAAGTGGTATTGGATCGGAATTTTCCCGATCCTACCGTTATTCGGGTAGGCCATAAATACTATGCTTACGCTACACAGGGCGGCAATAATGGCAAAACGATGAATATACAGGTTGCATCGTCTGCCGATGGTCTTGTCTGGAAATATGAGGGTGATGCCTTGCCACAAAAACCAAAATGGGCATCGAATACGCATAATTTTTGGGCGCCCGATGTTTTCTTTGACACCAAACTGAACAAGTTTGTAATGATTTTTTCAGCGGATCCAAATGAGCTCACCGGGAAGTGTTTGGCAGTTGCTTATGCCGATAATCCGCTTGGGCCATTTATTGATAAGGGCGAACCTCTGTTAAAAGGAAAGGGTTTTCAGTCTATTGACCCCAAAGGTTTTGTTGATCCCCAAACAGGTAAGCATTTGCTGTACTGGGGTTCGGATTTTCAGCCGTTGCGTGTACAGGAAATGACAGACGATTGGTCGGCTTTTAAATCGGGCAGTTCGCCGGTAGCAGTAGTATATCCTGGGAAAGATAAAACTTACAGTAACCTTATTGAAGGTTCCTGGCTTGATTACTATAAGGGTATTTATTACCTATACTACTCAGGGGATAATTGCTGCGGTGATAAGGCAAATTATGCAGTAATGATAGCCAAAGCGAGTAGCCCTTTTGGCCCGTTTGTGCGCCTTGGCGAGAGCAATAATTCGCTAAATAGTGCTATCCTGGTAAAGAATGAAATGTACACGGCCCCTGGCCATAACTCTATATTTCAGGACGAGAAAGGCAACCGTTTTATAGCCTACCACGCTATTGAAATAGTGCATCAAGAAAAAGGCAGGGTAATGTGTATAAGTCCTATTCAGTATAAAAACGGCTGGCCTGTAGTTAGCCAATAA
- a CDS encoding CehA/McbA family metallohydrolase domain-containing protein: protein MRHLQFKYLAIGSLVLLMFSNKAGAQGINIKNFSPKSGVSVKTDNDLVTLTWPTGNNGNGRLVLNLKKDAALFHNIQLSKNGVYQQIISDVDPQFILTEGKRDLISQNGWNIFFDKVPSKPHHSYRVDFNKKNVSISTSGSRTTVIIGGVEAPNFKGDLEITLYNGQPLFNVAAVISTQVDSTAILYDAGLVAKQSPVKKVSWSDVYEHLQANDVNQPDTAKNLAVKYRTIIGSNTGGSIAVFPAPHQYFYPLDEAFNLKFVWYGNNYRNMLKGYGLGIRQELNGDKRYVPWFNAPPGTKQRLNFFCLLSTGDAAELLTNVKQYTHNDSYKPLQGYKTMASHFHNEFIMSVVLAGKPVPDSPSFVSVFKRLGVNIVHLAEFHYTAHPKGPDEQRLLELKSLFDQCRRLSSPNFLLLPGEEPNEFFGGHWLEFFPKPVYWIMSRKPGTPFETTDAEHGKIYHIGDKNDMLALLKAENGLAWTAHARTKGSTGFPDTYKEEAFYKSDRFLGAAWKALPADLSQPRLGKRTLDLLDDMNNWGLKKKVLAEADLFSIEPENEMYAHLNVNYIQLNKQPDFKDGWQPVLDVLQQGKFFSTTGEVLITDFKVNGRQSGETITLPADGKCKVTFKANWTFPLGFAEIVSGDGKKVYRKRVNLDYTKAFGAQTFNVPIDMKGRTWARLEVWDAAANGAFTQTVWFK from the coding sequence ATGAGGCATCTTCAATTTAAATACTTAGCAATAGGTAGTCTGGTTTTGTTAATGTTTAGTAACAAAGCCGGAGCGCAAGGTATTAACATTAAAAATTTCAGTCCAAAATCGGGCGTAAGCGTAAAAACAGACAATGATCTTGTTACACTTACCTGGCCGACAGGTAATAATGGTAATGGTCGCCTGGTGCTTAATTTGAAGAAAGATGCTGCATTGTTTCATAACATTCAGCTGAGTAAAAACGGTGTATATCAACAGATTATTAGTGATGTTGACCCGCAGTTTATACTTACTGAAGGTAAGCGCGACCTTATATCGCAAAACGGGTGGAACATATTTTTTGATAAAGTCCCTTCAAAGCCTCATCACTCTTATAGGGTTGATTTTAATAAAAAGAATGTCAGCATAAGTACATCAGGCTCGCGTACTACCGTAATCATAGGCGGCGTTGAAGCGCCGAATTTTAAAGGGGATCTGGAGATTACCCTGTACAATGGTCAGCCGCTTTTTAATGTAGCAGCTGTAATATCCACACAGGTTGATTCTACTGCCATACTTTACGATGCCGGATTAGTGGCCAAACAATCGCCCGTGAAAAAAGTAAGCTGGAGCGATGTGTATGAACACTTACAGGCAAATGATGTTAACCAACCCGATACCGCGAAAAACCTCGCTGTAAAATACAGAACCATTATTGGCTCCAACACAGGCGGAAGCATAGCCGTGTTCCCGGCGCCGCACCAATATTTTTACCCGCTTGATGAAGCCTTTAACTTAAAGTTTGTCTGGTACGGCAATAACTATCGTAACATGCTTAAAGGTTACGGTCTAGGCATAAGGCAGGAGTTAAATGGCGATAAACGTTATGTACCCTGGTTTAACGCGCCTCCGGGTACAAAACAACGACTTAATTTCTTTTGCCTGCTTAGTACAGGAGATGCTGCGGAACTGCTTACAAACGTTAAACAATACACTCACAACGATAGCTATAAACCATTGCAAGGCTATAAAACCATGGCGAGCCATTTTCATAATGAATTTATTATGAGTGTGGTGCTGGCCGGTAAACCTGTGCCCGATAGTCCATCGTTTGTTAGTGTTTTTAAAAGGTTGGGCGTAAATATTGTTCACCTGGCCGAGTTTCATTATACGGCCCACCCTAAAGGACCGGACGAACAGCGTTTACTGGAGCTAAAATCATTATTTGACCAATGCAGGCGGTTATCATCTCCCAACTTTTTGTTGTTACCCGGAGAGGAGCCCAATGAATTTTTCGGCGGTCACTGGCTGGAGTTTTTTCCAAAACCGGTTTACTGGATCATGTCGCGTAAACCCGGGACCCCATTTGAAACCACCGATGCCGAACATGGAAAAATATACCACATAGGCGACAAAAATGACATGCTGGCCCTGCTTAAAGCCGAGAATGGTTTGGCCTGGACAGCGCATGCCCGTACCAAAGGTTCAACCGGTTTCCCGGATACTTATAAGGAAGAGGCATTTTATAAATCGGACAGGTTTCTTGGCGCTGCCTGGAAAGCCCTCCCGGCCGATCTGTCGCAACCCCGACTGGGCAAGCGTACACTCGACCTGCTGGATGATATGAATAATTGGGGACTAAAGAAAAAAGTGCTGGCGGAAGCGGATCTGTTCAGCATTGAACCCGAAAACGAGATGTACGCGCACCTCAACGTAAACTACATACAGCTCAATAAACAGCCCGATTTTAAGGATGGCTGGCAGCCCGTATTGGATGTATTGCAGCAAGGCAAATTCTTTTCGACCACAGGAGAAGTACTGATCACAGATTTTAAAGTGAATGGCCGCCAGTCTGGCGAAACTATAACATTGCCGGCAGATGGTAAATGTAAGGTAACGTTCAAAGCCAATTGGACATTTCCGCTGGGTTTTGCGGAGATTGTATCCGGTGATGGTAAAAAGGTATACCGAAAACGCGTTAACCTTGATTACACTAAAGCGTTTGGAGCGCAAACTTTTAATGTACCCATAGATATGAAAGGGAGGACCTGGGCACGTTTGGAAGTTTGGGACGCAGCCGCAAATGGTGCCTTCACGCAAACAGTATGGTTTAAATAA
- a CDS encoding beta-L-arabinofuranosidase domain-containing protein codes for MHFKNKINYLKKSLFFTTALVCSGVYAATAQTAVKATTVTKIDNQQLNAFYVNNRAPLQKQYFTKLPVGSIKAGGWLKKALELQRDGLTGNLGEISVWLSKTDNAWLNKEGTGKYGWEELPYWLKGYANIGYMLGDKKMIAEAKFWIDAVLNNQRDNGDFGPDRKNKGNRDLWTNMPMLWCLQSYYEFTKDPRVIPFMTKYFKYELSIPDDQFLEDYWENSRGGDNMTSVYWLYNRTGDKFLLDLAAKLDKNTANWRQVNDLPNWHNVNVAQCFREPATYYLQSHDPKDLDATYNDFKLVRAIYGQVPGGMFGADENARKGYDDPRQAVETCGMVEQMTSDQMLLGNTGDRFWAENCEDVAFNTFPAAFMPDYRSLRYLTAPNMVVSDSKDHHPGIANEGPFLMMNPFSSRCCQHNHAAGWVYYAENRWMATPDNGLAAELYTQGQVTAKVGNGTQVNLVETTRYPFEDQVNVTVNTPKAVSFPLYLRIPAWCKGATVKINGKSVEVNTSTGDYIRLSKTWKNGDKITLQLPMQLQVRQWTANKNSVSVNYGPLTYSLKIDEQYTEKDGREATQGDSHWQPSADPGKWPSYEIHAASPWNYGLVLDEKHPEKSFEIVHRSWPKDDNPFTNTNAPIELKAKGKKIPGWTIDQYGLCGVLPQSPVKTAEPVSELTLVPMGGARLRIASFPVTE; via the coding sequence ATGCACTTCAAAAACAAAATAAACTACCTTAAAAAAAGCCTCTTTTTTACAACCGCTTTGGTTTGTTCGGGCGTGTATGCCGCCACAGCTCAAACCGCTGTTAAGGCTACAACGGTAACTAAAATTGATAACCAGCAGCTAAATGCGTTTTACGTAAATAACCGCGCTCCGCTGCAAAAGCAGTATTTTACCAAATTGCCTGTGGGGAGTATTAAAGCCGGAGGCTGGTTAAAAAAAGCGCTTGAACTGCAGCGTGATGGCCTTACCGGTAACCTGGGCGAAATAAGTGTATGGTTATCTAAAACAGATAATGCCTGGTTAAATAAGGAAGGCACTGGTAAATATGGTTGGGAAGAACTGCCATACTGGCTGAAAGGCTATGCCAACATCGGCTATATGCTGGGCGATAAAAAAATGATTGCCGAAGCTAAATTCTGGATAGACGCGGTGCTGAATAACCAGCGCGATAACGGCGATTTTGGCCCCGACAGGAAGAATAAGGGCAACCGCGACCTGTGGACAAACATGCCAATGTTATGGTGCCTGCAATCATATTATGAGTTTACTAAAGATCCGCGGGTGATACCTTTTATGACTAAGTACTTTAAGTATGAGTTATCTATACCCGATGATCAATTTTTAGAAGATTACTGGGAAAACAGCCGCGGCGGCGATAACATGACCAGCGTATACTGGTTGTATAACCGTACCGGCGATAAATTCCTGCTTGATCTGGCCGCCAAGCTCGATAAGAATACAGCCAACTGGCGCCAGGTTAATGATCTGCCCAACTGGCACAACGTAAACGTGGCTCAGTGTTTCAGGGAACCGGCTACTTATTACCTGCAAAGCCATGACCCTAAAGATCTGGATGCTACCTATAATGATTTTAAACTCGTGCGTGCTATATATGGTCAGGTTCCGGGTGGTATGTTTGGCGCCGATGAAAATGCGCGCAAAGGTTACGATGATCCTCGCCAGGCGGTAGAAACCTGCGGTATGGTTGAGCAAATGACGTCAGACCAAATGTTGCTCGGCAATACCGGCGACCGTTTCTGGGCCGAGAATTGCGAGGATGTAGCATTCAATACTTTCCCTGCGGCCTTTATGCCCGATTACCGCTCGTTACGCTATTTAACCGCGCCCAATATGGTGGTAAGCGATAGTAAAGACCATCATCCGGGTATTGCCAACGAAGGGCCATTTTTAATGATGAACCCTTTTAGTAGCCGTTGCTGCCAGCATAACCATGCCGCGGGCTGGGTGTATTATGCCGAAAACCGTTGGATGGCTACACCCGATAATGGCTTAGCCGCCGAACTGTACACACAGGGACAAGTTACTGCCAAAGTAGGTAATGGTACACAGGTAAACCTTGTTGAAACTACCAGATATCCGTTTGAAGATCAGGTGAACGTAACTGTTAATACGCCAAAAGCCGTAAGCTTTCCATTGTACCTGCGCATACCTGCATGGTGTAAGGGAGCTACCGTAAAAATAAATGGCAAGAGCGTGGAAGTGAACACCAGCACCGGCGACTACATCAGGTTATCTAAAACCTGGAAAAATGGTGATAAGATAACCCTGCAGCTACCGATGCAATTACAAGTGCGCCAATGGACCGCTAACAAAAATAGCGTAAGTGTAAATTATGGTCCGCTAACTTATTCGTTGAAAATTGATGAGCAATATACCGAGAAAGATGGCAGGGAGGCAACCCAGGGCGATTCGCACTGGCAACCCTCTGCTGATCCGGGAAAATGGCCATCTTATGAAATTCATGCGGCCTCACCATGGAACTATGGCTTGGTACTTGATGAAAAGCATCCCGAAAAATCTTTCGAGATCGTTCATCGCAGCTGGCCTAAAGACGATAATCCTTTTACCAACACTAACGCGCCTATTGAACTTAAAGCTAAAGGAAAGAAGATTCCCGGCTGGACAATTGACCAGTATGGCCTTTGCGGTGTGTTACCTCAAAGCCCGGTTAAAACAGCTGAGCCAGTTTCAGAGCTAACACTGGTGCCTATGGGAGGGGCAAGGTTAAGGATTGCTTCGTTCCCGGTAACGGAGTAA
- a CDS encoding sialidase family protein — protein MVKIRIWLIFILAPHLVQAQHKQVFKQHPKQIDISWDQSSLKQIAPLTGTKSANYARMIQLSNGSLFCVYERAGGVECIASTDLGKTWLEPVIVAPAVPGVSMAVPEILELKDHSLLASYNPRPHKINGILDTTKHFAICTKKSYDGGKTWRDERLIYEASYQFDDGCWEPSQLQLPSGEIQLYFSNEGVYTQSNEQNISIFRSKDNGLTWTKQPEIVSFRPHHRDGMPVPIILKGTREILFSIEDNATGQFKPSIIRNSFAQNWKKPVGANDSKRSYALIPALPDTVYAGAPYLRQLHNGQTILSYQSTMNRGHNWELACMQVAVGNNKGENFVNVATPFNVPVGKHGLWNSLCVLNDDTVIALTSTNAYNNYNAVWMIKGSLTNKPN, from the coding sequence ATGGTAAAAATTAGGATCTGGTTAATTTTTATACTCGCGCCGCACTTGGTGCAGGCGCAGCATAAACAGGTTTTTAAGCAGCATCCAAAGCAAATAGATATCTCATGGGATCAATCATCCTTAAAGCAAATAGCTCCACTTACAGGAACTAAGAGCGCAAATTATGCCCGCATGATACAGCTTAGCAACGGTAGTTTGTTTTGTGTTTACGAGCGTGCGGGTGGAGTGGAGTGTATAGCCAGTACTGATTTGGGTAAAACCTGGCTTGAACCCGTAATTGTTGCTCCCGCGGTTCCGGGCGTCAGCATGGCCGTGCCGGAAATATTGGAGTTAAAAGATCATTCTTTGTTGGCATCTTATAATCCCCGTCCGCATAAGATAAATGGTATTTTGGATACTACAAAGCATTTTGCTATCTGCACCAAAAAAAGCTATGACGGAGGCAAAACCTGGCGGGACGAACGGTTGATATATGAGGCAAGCTATCAGTTTGATGACGGCTGCTGGGAGCCATCCCAGTTACAGCTTCCATCCGGCGAAATTCAATTGTACTTTTCTAACGAGGGTGTTTACACACAATCGAACGAGCAAAATATATCCATATTCAGATCAAAAGATAATGGATTAACCTGGACAAAGCAGCCCGAGATAGTTTCATTCAGACCTCATCACCGCGACGGGATGCCCGTGCCCATTATTCTGAAGGGAACGCGGGAAATATTGTTTTCTATAGAAGATAATGCCACTGGCCAGTTTAAGCCGTCAATTATCCGTAACAGCTTTGCACAAAACTGGAAAAAACCGGTCGGTGCCAATGATTCTAAGCGTTCCTATGCGTTAATACCTGCACTACCCGATACCGTTTACGCGGGCGCCCCATACTTACGTCAGCTACACAACGGGCAAACCATTCTATCGTACCAAAGCACTATGAACCGCGGGCACAATTGGGAGTTGGCCTGTATGCAGGTAGCTGTAGGCAATAATAAAGGCGAAAACTTTGTAAATGTGGCCACGCCTTTTAATGTCCCTGTTGGCAAGCACGGTTTGTGGAACTCACTATGTGTACTTAATGACGATACCGTGATCGCGCTTACATCAACCAATGCCTATAATAACTATAATGCTGTTTGGATGATAAAAGGCAGCTTAACTAATAAGCCCAATTAA
- a CDS encoding cellulase family glycosylhydrolase produces the protein MQTKLKLLAAALLLPFSMQVSAQQKAPAQVWPTQKAQTWYAQHQWLVGADFIPSTAINQLEMWQADTFDPKTIDKELGYAQGIGMNVMRVFLHHLAWQQDPEGFKKRMDQYLTISSKHGIETMFVFFDDCWNKEAKIGKQPEPKPGIHNSGWMQDPGQPASENPANFPALEKYVKDVLKHFSADKRILLWDLYNEPGNSGKGDKSLPLLKNVFKWAREVNPTQPVSAGVWSWKLETLNAYQVANSDVITYHDYTTEPEHLKTVQFLKMMGRPLICTEYMARPRNSLFSTVLPMLKKENVGAINWGFVSGKTNTIYAWDTPMPDGSEPKLWFHDIFHKDGTPYKPEETELIKSLTNRGK, from the coding sequence ATGCAAACTAAATTAAAACTATTAGCTGCCGCCTTACTACTGCCATTCAGTATGCAGGTTTCGGCCCAGCAAAAGGCGCCGGCGCAGGTATGGCCCACGCAAAAAGCACAAACATGGTATGCACAGCATCAATGGCTGGTAGGTGCCGATTTTATACCCAGTACGGCTATTAATCAGCTGGAAATGTGGCAGGCCGATACTTTCGACCCTAAAACGATAGATAAAGAACTCGGTTATGCACAGGGCATTGGCATGAACGTAATGCGTGTGTTTCTGCACCACCTTGCCTGGCAGCAGGATCCTGAAGGTTTTAAAAAACGGATGGATCAATATCTTACCATATCCAGCAAGCACGGTATTGAAACCATGTTTGTGTTTTTTGACGATTGCTGGAACAAGGAAGCCAAAATTGGTAAGCAACCCGAGCCAAAACCTGGTATCCATAACTCAGGCTGGATGCAGGATCCAGGTCAGCCGGCCTCTGAAAATCCAGCCAATTTCCCGGCACTTGAAAAATATGTAAAAGATGTATTAAAGCATTTTTCGGCCGATAAAAGGATATTGCTTTGGGATTTGTATAATGAGCCGGGCAACTCCGGTAAAGGCGATAAATCATTGCCTTTGTTAAAAAACGTGTTTAAATGGGCAAGGGAAGTAAACCCAACGCAGCCGGTAAGCGCAGGTGTGTGGAGCTGGAAACTGGAAACTTTGAATGCATACCAGGTGGCCAATTCAGATGTGATAACCTATCATGACTATACCACAGAGCCCGAACACCTGAAAACCGTACAGTTTCTTAAAATGATGGGCCGTCCGCTTATTTGTACCGAATACATGGCACGTCCGCGTAATAGCCTGTTCAGTACCGTGCTGCCTATGCTAAAAAAAGAAAATGTAGGTGCTATCAACTGGGGTTTTGTTTCGGGAAAAACCAATACTATTTACGCCTGGGATACACCAATGCCTGACGGAAGCGAGCCTAAATTATGGTTCCACGATATCTTTCACAAAGACGGTACTCCATACAAGCCCGAAGAAACCGAGCTGATAAAAAGTTTAACCAACAGGGGCAAGTAG